DNA from Clarias gariepinus isolate MV-2021 ecotype Netherlands chromosome 11, CGAR_prim_01v2, whole genome shotgun sequence:
GGTTTTGGTCTGAGACACTGTTCAatggagagtgtgtgtttgttgattGAAATTGTTAGGAAGTTAACCCATTCATAAAATTTCAGAAAAAACACCGTTGTACatctttatattttcttatttacttaTCTGATGTTTTTGTTATCTTTTTAAAGATAATATATAATTTGCAGTTTATTTCAGCATGTTCTAACAAaaagaaactgtgtgtgtgtgtgtgtgcatgcagatATACATAGACAGATACAAACATATATGCatttcatctcacacacacacacatatatacattttttatatataatttatgtataGATACATTTTTAAGAATTATATTTTGCCTGTGTTGTGTGAGTTGGTGTGTCTGTCCCATAATCTAGTATCTGAGCTGCAGGGAACACTATGTTTCTTTCATACACTCCGCCCCTCCAGCTCAGCTATGTTTATGACCCTCTTATGGACACGCCTCCCGAAGTGAACTTTCATGAACTAAGTACACTTGAAGAATGTTCAGCAAGACACCCTTTCGGTCAGTATTTTGAACAAATCAAATTTGAAAAGTGTTAAAATGAGTGGTTTGGCTCAGACTGAGTGATGGGTTTCAAATGTTTTGGGGTGTATCGTGTCTGTCCTTCACAGACAAGCACAGAGGAGAGTTGCATGCAAAGTGTTGGGACTTGATGTCAGCAGAGTACTCAATGTTCCTAAAATATGGCGGAAGTTCGTCAGAGCCATGGTcgaaagacacacacatgctctaaCTCTCACATGCTCACACTCTCTCATGCTCTCATACCAAACAACTGGCCTTTTGAATTAGAGCACAGGTCTTCACCTTTTATTCTACTTGGAGCTCACATGTGAGCTGTGCACAAACATTTGATTAGTGTAATCTAATTAATcataaacaagtttttttttttttttttaacattccacCTTTGCTCCTGTTTTAAAATGATGgtacaaaacattttgtatggaGTTACCAacacttttctttattaaaatttacaatataaaatagtttaaaactggcatatttgtgttttttaaaggtACTAGTTGCTTAAGCTTATAACTaagtttgtttaataataatcataacatCTCTCATGGTAAAAAGTCAATCATTGATCATGGGCTCCTTGCAGGACTTTGAGGCCCATCTTAAGAACCTAAAAATTATAAGAGATGTgaatgtttagattttttttttttttttttgcaactttttgaaatatatttaataatcaatTATACTTACCCATATTGCCAAGTGTTTATCCTATCATATCTAACTTTGACATAACTCTCACTTTGATAGAGTTTGTAAGAACGTAACTCCGAAATCCTAGTGTTTGTGACTCTGACTCCTATGTACATTAGAAAACTCAGcagtttattaaacattttttctcCTGCCACCTCCTACATTGGctgtttggttttgtttcaACTTGCACAGGCCTGAGGCGAAGTGGCTTGACCTGCATGACCTTAAGCATTGTTCGTCTGCAAGAACAAGTTTTTGACAATACTAAAGTACTTCAGGATAAAGAGAATTATCACATTCAGCTCTCACACATATCCCAAAACTGTTTATTGATTTGAAATGTTCCTGAATTatgattaaaatgtgttttcaaCCGCAGATATaccatatttattaatatgttaCAAATATATGATGCATATTATTACAGGCTAGAGATGGGAATAACCAGGGTACCATATTATTAGGATACCTAAGGGcagattcaatttgtattgaaTTCAATTCTGTAAGTGGacaattttataaacatctCGATTCTatagtaaactttttttttgtattttgttacaattctaaaaaaacTTAGCAAATAGTTTTCacctgcctgccaatgtgtgaatagtttagagcaccacctgtaggattatcaATAAACAGCTAAATTTTGCCACCTCAAatgaaaacatatataaattctGAAAAGCTTTAGATGCATGAATTGCCACATGAGTGAAATGTGATATGTAACTAAAATCATTTTTTCCCTCTCaatttttttcccatctctaTTACGCCTCTAGTTCTATCCTAGCCTCAAAAAGGAGTAGTAACCCAGCTCTGATTTTATATTGGCAGTTGTCCTGGTTATATATGAGCACTGCATGCCCACTCTATATGTGAAGTTGAGAACTCATGTCATGGTTAGGTTCTGTACAGCATTTTCTACACATTCCACAAGTTTTTGTTTTGAATGAACAACAATATTTCAATGAGACAAACTCCACCAGGGTTTAGAATGAAGGCCATACTGAACTGATGAAGTCAGTCATCTTCTTGCAccagtcacatttttttttcattacccTGTACAGCTTTGCGTCATTCGTATGATGTTTATTCAGGGTAAGGTTTTAAGCTGGTTGTTCATTCCCTGGTTAGGATAACAGCCTGTGTACTATTGCAGacagctgtgtgtttgttttggatTTAGTGTCCTTCAAGGAGTATTAAACTTACATCCTGGGTTTTTGTGCTGTTTGTTATTAAACTGTCCACTAAGTCCAGACATGCCTTTTCTGctcattctgaaaaaaaaaagcaaagaggaGTAGAACACAGACATGTTTTCTATTTttgagattgttttttttacacatgaactgttTAAGGGGAAGTTATTGTAAAGGAAAGACGATGCTCCAAAACAGGCATCTTAATTTTTCAAGTATATGGTTTCAGTGTTGTATTGTGATTTAAGAATTCAGGATTTAATGAATCCAAGCGTCTGATTTGTTCCTGGAGCACACCCTACAAGGATGTTTTCATGTTTCCGAACTACGCTTTAGTGAGTTTATTGGTTTAGACGATAGTGAACAAACAGCTGCTAGTTTTACTCCTGTTACGTCatgaaatttattatttttctgctCATCTTGTCAGGTGTTTAAAACAACCTCACCATAATATTTGCTAAGGTTTGTTCGAAAATTATCATGCAACTAGTTCatatatgtctttttttttttgttcttgtagttaataaataaacaataaatttgtTTCTTTGGTTTTAACCATAATTTTGTGTGGAGTTTTAAAGACGTTAAGTACACCTTTAGGACACTGAGTTACATAACAGGATTTTAAATTCTCTGGGCTTTCTTTCATTAAAAAGGGCATGTCTTTTAAACCAGTTTCTTGTCACAATGCAAGCTTTGATTGAAAGACTGAAGCTTTTCTTGTAAGTGGTAGAAAAGTGTGGCGACCTCGCATATTGTGACTGACATTCTGCAGGTCCCAGCAAACAAAGTCACAAGACAGGTTGAATTTTACTTTTATGGGGTCAAAGAAACGTTAGAAATGAAGCTCCTTGGACCAACAGCAACCATGTTGATTATCATTGATCATCATACATATGAAAAAGTTTCGGGTATATACAGTACGCTGAGCAACAGATTTacctatttagtttttttgttcagGGTCTCTTTATATATTTGAAATATAATAACATAAGTTAATAGAAAGTGCTGCAAGCATTATCCAAAAACAGAAGAGGCCATATTGGTCATTTGGGTGCGGGGGGTGGCTTGAAAACAGTCCGGTGCACAACTCTACTTAGGGGCATATTGAGGATTCAGCTGGTGTCTCATGATGGGGTGTTGGGGTTAGGGTGCACAGGAGGGGGCCTGGAGGATGGGCTCTGATGCCTAACAGACATCAAGCATTTCTGTGGGGGAAGGGGGTTGAGTGGGAAGAGAGTTAAACGGGGGTTTTGCCTTAGTGAAAGTTGATCTGGCATGCCCTAATTGACAAAACAAAACCTGACAGCCCCGGGACACTGGCATTAATATTAGGGTGCAGAAAGAAAAAGTGGATTAGTCCTAGTTGGGTGTTTTTGGGGGTAGTTCTATTTTAGTTTTATCTAGGTATAAAAGTTTTTCTTGCGAAATTTGAATCTGAACTGTAATAAacttacttttgtttttttcataaacaaaaGCAGCCACCTATTTAAGTCAGGTTTGTGTTTGTGACACattgttaaattgttttcaGTTTTAGGACACTCACTCACTTCCTCACTAACTAACTATCTAAAgttaagttcagcctttatttgccacatacattactgcacagtgaaattctttattcttcgcatatcccaggtTCTTGTTAGTAGAAAGGGGTCAGAGCGCATAGTCAGCCATTTTTTAcggtgcccctggagcagacagggttaagggccttgctcaaggacctaACAGCAGCAAATTGGCGGAGCTGGGACTCGACCCGCCGACcttccgatccgtaactcaAAGCCTTagaacactgagccaccactgccccctaACTAACTAGACGGGGTACACCCAAGAACAGGGGGCCAATTTGTTATGGGACataagcatgcacacactcgcacacactatgggcagtttggaAATGTCAATTAACCTAATGGCTTTAGATTGTGGAAGGAAATCgtaatacccagaggaaacctaccaagcatgggtaggacatgcaaactccacatgtACCGACCCAACAGCGAGACTGAAGCGCTCAccgtataatttttttttacatcactcTCTCTGTAGGCCAAGCTCGGAGCAGAGGAAGGTACGTCTGCGTGATGCAGCTCGCTGTAGGCGGAGTCAGGAGACAGAGGTTTTCTACGAACTCGCCCACTCGTTGCCCCTGTCACGCCGCATCACCTCCCACCTAGACAAAGCTGGGATCATGAGGGTGACCCTTAGCTACCTGCGTATGCGCCACCTTCTCCACTCCCGTAAGTTGATGATCAGATCCGAAAATCACTGAGAATGCTGGTGACATTCTGACTGGGGCAAGAAATTTTTTCCCTTTcgatatttttttcaataatcatCTTTCtgaaagaagagaaaaatatttttaaaagttatgcTTTTGGCCTTTTTATtaatacttttgtttttgctatctGTGACTTGGTTTTCTATGCAGCTTGGACCAAGGTACCAGATACCtcggaggaggaagaggaaccCACTGATGCTTTCTACCAACAGGCGCTCGCTGGATTTATCCTGGTGTTGAATGAAGAGGGAGACATGGTCTTCCTTTCTGAAAATGTCAACAAGTTCATTGGGATCACACAGGTCTGTGCAGCACTTAAAGTGCTAATTCCTCTCTGAAGAATGAATTCTGTGTATAATGCAATAGTCAGGTCCATACATTTTGGAATAAAGATAAGTTTTTTTGGCATTTCGCCTCCGTATACAACCACATTAAAATGAGGTACTTAGTATCTGAGGAAAAACAAGACCATTTTCATCAGTCCAAAGAATCTGGCAAAGCTCTCTGGCAGAGTCTAAtgtggcctttctgttcttgaGCGTTACCAGTGCATTGTGCCTTTGTAAACCATCTATATTTATGACATCTATTTCCTTAAGAATGTTCCTGACTTGATGTTGTGAAAGGGTATTTCTTCACCACTGAATGTCTGGTCATTCCTTGTGTAATCTTCTCTAGCTGGAGCTGCTTGGccagtgtgtgtatgattatgTCCATCCATGTGATCAAGAGGAGCTGAGAGACCTTCTTACTACCAAACCcggtaaaataatttttaaatggaaGTGCCTAAAGAAATTCATGTTAACTTATGTAAGCtaattgcagtgtctttttttccAATATAGGACTCTTTAAGAAAAGGTCTGAAAGTTGTACAGAGTGCAACTTCTTCCTGAGACTGAAAAGCACACTTACAAGCCGTGGCAAAACAGTGAACATCAAATCAGCCACCTGGAAGGTATTCTCAACTTGATTTTGCAGTAATGACTGAATGACGTGAGATAACATGTTTGTTCCAGAGGATTTGATGTCCCAGTTGCAATGCTGCAATCTAAATTTAAAGGAGAGTAGATAGTCTATTGACAAAATCAGAATAGTAATGCTGTACATGATCTTCTCTATGATAAAggcttgttttgtttattttcattcagaGTTCTAATCTTTAGCCCTTAGGCACTGTACATTAagaaaaaactgatttaaacaaacacaatgcactgagttaatttaaaaagtgaaaatgtttcactttttaaaaagaaaatgcaccATTAAATTGATCAGGTTTAGTGTACACAGAAcagcaaaaagtaaaaacacaccTGCAGGTTAATGATgacatgtataaataaataaaccttgaattgctttaacatttaacagacTTTGATGCATACATTATTAATACTGTGTAGATTTTCTTTTAGCAGTTTTAAGAGCAACAACTTGCAGAGGCATAGAGTGAGGGAGCTGTTCTTAACAAATATTTGAACAGCACTAAGACGTCTTTTAGATGGCCCAGGTCATGACACTGTTCATATGTTACCCTTTTCCTTAAATTGAACTATAATTAACtatgttaataataaagaagCATTACAAGATTCCTAGTAAACAATCTTGCCTCTATGAAAATCAGAAATTTCTTtggatttttactttttctttgtttttttttaaagttataataTGTTATATAAAGTTATATTCCAATCTGAaactaaagaaacaaatcatggTCAAAATATCAGCAACATATTTTAGTGCACAAATTTATCAAAAACCCTTTGGTGTTTAGTTACTTGTTGCATATCTGGGGACATTCATGCCATAGCTAAAATCCAAGAAATGATGCAGCAGTTGATTAAAAGGCCTGAAACTAGTACAATCCCTGGAGCATCATCACAAGGTTTCAGCTGTCAACAGAAGACAGTACAGAAGTCTGGTTTTACCTGGCTGGAATTTGCCAGGCAGAGATTTTACATTTCTCTTCCCATATGCAGGTGATTCACTGCACAGGCTACATGAAGACGCTCAACCAGGAAGGGGAAGCATCATCCCTGGGAGAAAGCTACATGACCCTGTTGTGTGAGCCTATCCCCCACCCGAGCTGCGTGGAGTTCCCTCTGGACAGCAGCACCTTTCTCACACGCCACACCATGGACCTGCATTTCAGTCAGTGTGACGGCCGGTAAGCATGCAGCACCAGATGTGACTCAAGCGTGGACACCCCAGCTTGTATTCATCTGTCAGGCCAGCacagtttatgtttttatatatatatatatatatatatatatatatataatagtgtgtgtgtgtctgtccatgAATGCACTCTATACATTCTTGGCACTAAGAATAACTGTGCTGAGCCTACGTGCAGGAACCTTGTTTTTCTGCTGGAACTGTACAGCCACTGGTAAACATAAATAGCTGAAGTTTACTAAATCTAGCACAAATATTTTTCAGCACACACTGTGGTAAAATGTTTTGCACCTGGGTAGTAACCGTGCACACCCCTATTGGCATGAAACTGAGAGTGTAgatagtttttcttttgtttagtcAGCTGTTGCTTTTCGAATTCTATGAGATGGCAGAGCTTGGAAAAACTTCTGTTATGATGAACATACAATGTCCTATTTTTTTGGTACATGGTGCCAACcatgaaaaaaattacatgtcCTAAAGTCCTGTGTTATCTGTTCAGCTATTAGATAGGACACAGATAAGGTGATTAGATTTTtggaatttatccagacaaggTCAAATTTACAACAAGCTAAAATCCCTGAGATTTTTTCCTGCAATGAAGTGTTCTGTAGACTTCAGCATCATGTCCATTTGAccattttctgtttaaaaaaaatgctattgctaatcatttattaaacatgaCCTGGTGTTATGTCTTTAAAACAGATTGTTACCACATGCCAATATGTGAACCTTAAAATTAGTAGATAGCGACAGAATTTCTTTTATGACCTGTGGATGTTAAGAGTAGCTTCTGAAAGAAATGAGCAATTGTTTATTCTATTTAGATCTTTTCTCACTCTAACCACAAGGGGGCGATGCTGATCAGAGCGTGAACAAATTTTTCATTCGCTGTACTCTGTCAAGGACAGTGTGTTCAAAACAATATTTCACCATGAACATGTGTTTACAGGGTGACGGAGCTTGTTGGGTACCATCCCAATGATCTGATTGGCCGATCTGCCTATGATTTTTTCCATGCACTTGATTTTGATCATCTGACAAGAAGCTTGCATGTCTGTAAGTAACTGTGTCAATATTTACAGTTAATAAAAGCAGtgttaaaattgttaaaaagaCTTAAAGAGCTCAAATGGCGAACGTTCTGCCCCTGTCCTCCCTCAGTGCTCTCCAAAGGTCAGGTATGCACTAGCCGTTACCGATTTCTGGCTAAGAACGGGGGATTCGTTTGGACTGAGACCCAGGCCACAGTGCTCTATAACAGCAAGACTTCCCAGCCTGAAGCTGTGGTGTGCCTCAACTTCATCCTCAGGTGCTTAGACCATTGCAAGATCCTTATATACTTATGTGTTGTATCTAATAGCTGTTCTTCCTGTTTATCTTGTAGTGCGGTGGAGGAGGCAGACGTCGTGTTTTCCATCGAGCAGACACGCAGTGACTTGATGCAGGACAAACTGAGTGTGATTGAGGTGGAGGACTCGGATGATGAGATGAGtagcagcagcagtagcagTGAACTTTACCATAGTTTGAAGGACGATCCAGAGGATCTGCTGCAGCTGGCACCGGCCCCTGGAGATACCATCataccactgacaggtgaagccTGAACGCACTTCTCATGTTATAGGATTCTGTTAAAAGATGCTTAGTGAATGGATGCACTTGGCACTTCTCTGGTTTCTTGTTTGGCACTAAGCCAAGAATGTTGCTGAGTTTATGGCATGCATTAAAGGAGTGGCTTATCGAAAAGCTTTCACATTTTCACTgctgttgtat
Protein-coding regions in this window:
- the hif1al gene encoding hypoxia inducible factor 1 subunit alpha, like, whose protein sequence is MTTTVAKRPSSEQRKVRLRDAARCRRSQETEVFYELAHSLPLSRRITSHLDKAGIMRVTLSYLRMRHLLHSPWTKVPDTSEEEEEPTDAFYQQALAGFILVLNEEGDMVFLSENVNKFIGITQLELLGQCVYDYVHPCDQEELRDLLTTKPGLFKKRSESCTECNFFLRLKSTLTSRGKTVNIKSATWKVIHCTGYMKTLNQEGEASSLGESYMTLLCEPIPHPSCVEFPLDSSTFLTRHTMDLHFSQCDGRVTELVGYHPNDLIGRSAYDFFHALDFDHLTRSLHVLLSKGQVCTSRYRFLAKNGGFVWTETQATVLYNSKTSQPEAVVCLNFILSAVEEADVVFSIEQTRSDLMQDKLSVIEVEDSDDEMSSSSSSSELYHSLKDDPEDLLQLAPAPGDTIIPLTGHTELFFVPPSSPNSVPKCPKELCTPKLRQLLSPIFDSSCPTSPDHSSGDEFPMDTGEVEKFFADKPEETQKKKMEDMDDIDLDMLAPYISMDEDFQLTFLPQLPEADTQTPEAQITASKKRALDEEDDMPSLTSNWEKRRKNCPIEDEFLLSRSSLMDLQVAGGLEELDPDRWKPSQLLTDRDPVLGATQALCDTAALMRNSFSSQPPDLMA